A stretch of Triticum aestivum cultivar Chinese Spring chromosome 1D, IWGSC CS RefSeq v2.1, whole genome shotgun sequence DNA encodes these proteins:
- the LOC123182033 gene encoding LOB domain-containing protein 6, whose amino-acid sequence MASSSASSFPGSVITMASSAAAVGAASSGAAGTGSPCAACKFLRRKCQPDCVFAPYFPPDNPQKFVHVHRVFGASNVTKLLNELNPYQREDAVNSLAYEADMRLRDPVYGCVGVISVLQHQLRQLQQDLTRARYELSKYQAAAAVAVSASVGCNGTPAMADFIGNTVPNCTQNFINISHSTAIGAGLGFGHDQFAAVQMLARSYEGEGAVARLGVNGGSSGGYDFGYTSAMGAGPVSGLGPLSGGPFLKPGTAGGDERHTAAQ is encoded by the exons ATGGCCTCCTCATCGGCGTCGTCGTTTCCAGGCTCCGTGATCACCATGGCAtcctcggcggcggcggttggcgccGCGAGCTCCGGGGCGGCCGGCACGGGCTCGCCGTGCGCGGCCTGCAAGTTCCTCCGGCGCAAGTGCCAGCCCGACTGCGTGTTCGCTCCCTACTTCCCGCCGGACAACCCGCAGAAGTTCGTTCACGTGCACCGCGTCTTCGGCGCCAGCAACGTCACCAAGCTGCTCAACGAGCTGAACCCGTACCAGCGGGAGGACGCGGTGAACTCGCTCGCCTACGAGGCCGACATGCGCCTCCGCGACCCCGTCTACGGCTGCGTCGGCGTCATCTCCGTCCTCCAGCACCAGCTCCGCCAGCTCCAGCAGGACCTCACCCGCGCCAGATACGAACTCTCGAAGTACCAG GCGGCTGCGGCGGTGGCGGTCTCGGCGTCTGTGGGTTGCAACGGGACGCCGGCAATGGCGGATTTCATCGGCAACACGGTGCCCAACTGCACGCAGAACTTCATCAACATCAGCCACTCCACGGCGATCGGCGCGGGTCTTGGGTTCGGGCACGACCAATTCGCGGCCGTTCAGATGCTGGCCAGGAGCTACGAGGGGGAGGGCGCTGTCGCGAGACTCGGCGTgaacggcggcagcagcggcggctacgacttCGGGTACACATCAGCCATGGGCGCCGGGCCGGTGTCCGGCCTCGGCCCGCTGAGCGGCGGACCGTTCTTGAAACCTGGCACGGCCGGTGGGGACGAGAGGCACACCGCCGCGCAGTAG